The window tcactctcttcagcatgttaccctactgcctggaaaactacacatatcattcccaaaattaaaacaggacctgaagcaaacgttgaaaattaccggcctaTAAGCACAACTTCAGTGGTAcccagagtgatggaaaaagtagttaaggcggccgtagtccaacatctactaactaataaCTTCAcctcgacctcccagcatggatttcttaggtccagatcatgcgatacatgcctagtagactacctgaatgatataactctgagacgagacagcggactccttgtatcagtcctattttcagactttaagaaagcctttgataaggtcccacacaaaaggctactcgtcaaactaaagtTCTTCGGAATAAACAACTCGCTGTACTCATGTTTcgcttcgttcttaacagaacgtaaacaaaTGGTAAAGTACGATGACTGTCTCTCGTACCCTAGACCAATCACtagtggagtcatccagggaagcgtattaggtccacttttgtttcgtatgtatataaacgatatatgtaacaccatagaatttgggaaaccatacttatatgctgatgatttcaaaatagtatacagctataagcctgagacactaagcgaaagtgtatcccagatccaaaaggacctcaataacttaactatatggagtgaaaaatggcaattaccatttaacctcaacaagtgcgggatcatgcactttggaaagcatccctataaaccgcagcttcacttaaataaaagtagcccaaacactcgaatcagtacacgatttaggaattaattacacaagaagcctgaactttgacgaacatgcctcctctattatatctaaatctagacggctaattggtttcataatgagAAATTTTTTTACAACAGAAGCTAAGCTTACTCTCTGCAAAATATGTGTACGGCCCTCCCTTGAATATtcctcttttgtcttctctaatatgaatatcacagacaagataagagtagatgttcaaagacgtttcacacgcCAACTGCTAGGATGTAACTctattacacagatagatgtaagcacCTCTCTTTAGAAactttatggcaccgtaggctagaaaacaattcaatatttctctacaaagcgatatatggactctcctttctaacctcctgcccgactatgacccacgacccagcctatagacttggaaacaacgcatatacactacttaccgtaaaacaccaaaaacaaatgcgttgtaagttttttacagtacggtatagtttattgtggaacaggctgccaatgcctatccgtaactgtgatacgttcaccagattcaaaaagctaataaccctatttctagactctaAAGAGattcaacatttccttgaactcccgcccaccaatgagacactttattacggaccgcctagtatctagacAAAACAAGAATATAACGAGCCCGATtgttactaatatgaatataatttcgTTTTTCGGTGGAGGGATAGTAACACTGACACCAGGTGCTGTTGAGTTAGGGAGTCTGCCATAAACGTCTCCAGAAAAGCGTCTTTTATAGTGAGTCGGAGTATTCCCCGTAATTGAGTATACACAGATTTACAAATTAATTCGAAATTAAATATGAGCGCTACTACCCCACTCCCAAACTGGTTGTGGATGGGATAGAAATTGAAGGAAGCGCTgaatcacagaatatatggcttatcctttcctattattcattgtttattaatcatggccttatgctcctaaccctagctttcagtgcccaaatctctacaggttaaatgtacactATTCTTCCTAAGTCATGcttttttttctactgcaagtagacagatagctcaatcttatggatgatgatctactaaggccgatcatacaaagctcaaaatttggccacaaagtcttgtgagtttctccatgttttatttgtcttaccctgaaatcttttctttctacaattttataccctctcatatcttttgatttgctattagtccttacttctttgaaccattagttattttcatagcagtgtgatatactgtatggacatctaacccataaaagACTTTTAAACTATCTGATTTgtttgtaacatggacctagtagagacagtgtattccaaccatgggctttgattaaagcagttttcatacttaccacaaacgtaagagagcttaacatcacaaaaggaggaagggtggcgttactgaccagcaaacatgatggtggggagataaattcaatccacccatgtctgtacggcagaacaatttgtttaattacggctccttatggtttagtggaaTGTCACAAACTCAAGTTATTGATGTTGATTTATCACACgaaatacctctttaaatcgtgttacaATCGTTGAAGTGGCTGCACTTCCTACCcagaaatcctattacaagcaaactagacaattcgctaatatacgaagcctactcaagaccccataatacctgaaaaaaataataatacaaaaaaaaacgaaaggggctctaatagtttcgataataaaaggaagatagccaattgtatatcGCAATACTgcttctagcactatattttgtttaattaccacacataatcccatactctcagctcctttctgaatcgcctccatttgtcagttgtgtgtccactcacaccttgttaacacttattttctttaacctattaaaatgctctttcttaacaaatagcttaataaagaaaaaattgaCTGAGTattcataccttaaacattccttcatgaatattggctacactgcctctcgtcctttcttttacttgctccccctttcagcccccttgagatatggaacgaaagattttatcctgcaccatcctcaaagccttagatattccaaagggacataaggtagCAAATTTAGAAGCTCctaccttcaatggacctatccttgaccatcagttgcacattcgcaacgcagcCTTCATAAAACGCGCCAACtgtagtactgattaaaaccattcACATTCATGTCTTATAAATGATCAACCCaactatgtaatttactacagtagATATtctatcatttgtatcaatttgatcttgcctgtaaactggcatgcctcatgtaacaaactgttatttgagaataaattattattattattattattatagaccACAAATGATTTAAGTTGACGAAAACCAATTGAGCCTTCTAAGTTCGATCAGAGATTTTGAGTGACACCTAGGTAACTGAAACGGTCAGAGCATTTAGtgaccctatatctgactccatttggaCCGTGtgaatgattgttattcagttatacatgtcgccaatcctcgtacaCAATTGTCGACTTATGTTGCGTTGGTGAATAATGGGATTAAGtaggtcaaatacgagaattgATTTCGAATACGTGTATTTCATGCAATCTTTGGTCCAGAAAAACGATCGGAGAAGCAAAGAAAAGAGAGAAGCCATACTGGTCGGGTAAGGCATGctagccaactcgatttaaccaagcgcGAATCGATATTTATGGTCAGACCAGAATAAACTGGAGACATGTGATGGGTGAGATAAGAAATACACACACACGCTCGCATAAAAATGGTCAAGGTATGTGGACTTGACATAACAACCGATACTACAAGCACTCTTTCTGTCTACCATTTATCACCAGTATACTCATTAACTGAGACTATTCCTGAAGTTGTATTTTGCGTCTGAAGAAAGTGATCATAATATTCAGAAAGTTTTTTTATTGTCAGACAAGTCAATCAGTGAAGTCCGTATTTTGTTAAAGTCCTAACCAACCAGGACCATACCATCTGGCCATTCAGAGCTGTTGAGCGGATCTCACTTTGGGTGATCAACATCTTCAGTACTAGGCTTGGAAAGCGTTATTTTTAAAAGAACAGTCATgacaaatttaaataaaattgagCAAGTTAGCCACCCGGACTAATAACACCTGAGGTTGGAAACTTAGTACACTTTTCCCCAGCAGTCCTGATAAAACTAGTGTTcttgaaacaaataaattaaacaagGTTTAATGGGGAACAGTGTTACGGAAACCTTTGGTCCGATATTTCTTGAAGTCGAAAACGATCTCTCTAGTCACTTGCTGGTTAGTATTTATGTATTCCAGAATCCGACAAGTAAAAGGCGGCTGACGAAACATAGACGCAATTTTGTTATCTGTTACTCTTGCAGTGAAGTGGAGAGTTGTAGTATTGGGAAAAATAATTGGTGAGGCATCAAATAGCAAATCTCGAGTTCTACAATCCTTAACTCATGCATACGTTTTATCCTTGATGAAAGATCTACATAATTCTCTGAATATGGCTTCGCGCTTGATTCGAATTCCAGACAAAATACTGTCCATTTTTCTCGCAGACTTTTCTCTGGGTTGAATAATGGTGCGCATATGATTACTAGAGTACGAATGCGACAGTCCATAGTAACGTGTATATTCCACGATCTTTACAACGACAGAAATAAAGATCACATGTTCTCTTTGTCTTGACACTTTCAGTGTAATCgcatttatatttaatttctaTTGCTTATCTGCATTAGCTATGGACAATTATTGTTTATTGGGTGATTAGAGGTCATACTTTTAGGTCGATCGACGCTATGAGATTTTGGACTGAATTATTATTCAGTGACGCCTTCAGATGTATATTTCGCTTCGCGTTGTCAATGCTGACCACGAAGAGGACTATTTATTAATGGAATGAAATCTTTTCGTAGTTGTTATTTCAGAAGGAGCTCAAAAGTGACACCCATTTCACAATGGATTTTATCATTTTTGTTACTTAAGATATTATTTTACTATACGTGCTATTTGCTACCTTGTTTTATTCACGGGCGGTAATTTCAGATTACAGTGTTAATATTATTTTTGGGTATATCATTATTAACTAGGCATGTAGCCATATCTTGTTCAACTTCTTTGACTGGAGTCAACTACAAATCTGATGAGCCAGGCATTTTTCTTCGAAACCATAATTTTGAATTCACTCACAGCGTTTGTTCCCTATTGATAGTCATTTCTCGTACATTCATAGTGCATCTATCTGAATCTTATGGCATTATCTAGAGTAACGAGTCAGCGGAGTTATGCACTTCTGACTTAGTAAATGTGCTGCCGTCTAGTATACTTATACTTGGTTTGCACAAGTTGACCGCCAGTTTCATCTACGCAACATACGTTCACAAGCATCAAAATACTCTTTCGCGCTTGGAATTCCTCCGACGATCTCATAGAAACTGTTCCGGTATCGGTAGGCCATGATCAGTTATAAAATGTGTAAAAACAGAGTACTTCAGTATCAGATGAATAAAATTGCGAAAATTGCAACATAAGTAAGAGTCAAGCGACAAGTCAGTGTCTCAATTATTACCCTGCATAAAGTCGCTGGCTGGACCTTGTGGGTCGTATGATATGTTTCTGAAGAAAATGTGACTGTAACGATTACCGAAGGTGGCTAAAAAAATTTCTGTGCTTCAAGCCAACCTTGAGATTTGGAGAACCTAACCGGCATGCCAGGTAAGATATTAGAAGTAATACTCAATTCATACAAACACTCACTGATAGAAAAATATACTCTGAGGAATTATGAGGAAATAGCAGGGCCACGTTCTCACAATGCTGCCAGTTTTCTGGAAATTACGTCTAAATTAAAAACAATACAGGCGACGGTTTATGACGTATCTACACGAAGGAGCCAAACATGGCCCAGTAGACACGTCGGAAGACGAATGTATTCAAAATCCTCAAGAGATACAGACGCTGTTTGTATGTACCACTGAAGACAAGGAAACGAAGTCGAAAATCCATCACTACTTGCAAATTGTTTAAGGCTTTCTCACCATCGAAAAGTGGAGGAACAAAGCAGTGGTAGTGACAGATGGGGCTGGGTAATCATTTAGTCTCCCTTTTTATATATTAGATAAGGCTTCAGATCCAAATTTTTTAGTAGATACAGAAGCCAAAGTCAGCGCAATCCTTGTCACATAAGCTCGACAGTCAATAAATAAGAGCAGTAAGTATCCACTGAGTGATGTAAATAAAACGGAAATAAAGAATGCCGGAGAGCGACCACTTATTTTAGATCTGCGCATCAATAAATGGCGATTTCATCGCTGTTGTTCGTAAATATCCAGAAACGACAAAGCATATTCAACGCGACGATAAGGTTAAAGGCTCAATACTGCATTATGATGGAATGAAAGAACGACCGACGAGGCCACGTACACAGAGACTAGAACTTGAAAAATTTGTGGAACAATTCGGCTTTCTAGCAGGTCTTGAGAGTCTCCATTACATATGGTAGCGAAGAAAGGCAAAATATGGTGTACCTGTGATGACTATAGGAGCCTGAGTGATCCAAATGGTAATTTCAACCCGATTCTACTAACTGCCTTGGATTTCAGGAGTTCTAAACCTGACATGGGTTGCCTAATTCTGTTGACTAGGACACCATCACCCACGTATATTTCAGTGTTCAGATCACAGATTGATGCTATACAATTTTGTCCTGAATAGAAGGACCATGTTCTCTGTATAACCAGAACaatgtcatttctgtcaggttACTAGTTTTCGTACTTTATTTTTATGCCTGAAATTCATACTGTGACCCTTTTTCGAAAGGTAATTGGCCGATAATTTTGCAATCTGCAACTGAATATGTAGAAAATTAAAAGTCGAAGTTCTGAACTAACAATACTCGAGTTATAAGTAATCAAATTACATCATTTACATTATTAGATCATAATTGTTTCAAATGTTTAAAACGTATTATAACAACAATTTTCATCACAAACATTCGATGTTTGAGTTTAAAGAAACAAAGTACGTAACGACAAACCATGCAAGACATAAACCAAATCGAGTGCAACCTGAGTTCAGAGCTAGAGTAAAACATACACCCGAAATCCACCTGAGACTTTGTTACCACACTCGCTTTGCGGTCCATCACTCTTCAAGGTCTGTCGTTTTGCTCTTTCGTATTTATATATTCTACATTCGTTCTCCTTAGGGCTTTTTTGCGATGAACCCACGAGCATTTGAAACAATAGTTGGTTTTGTGTGATCAATGTTCAGCCATCACTTCGAACTTGATTTATGACTTATACGCGTCCTGACATTTCTCCGGACTACATATAGTACATTTGCAGTCCAACGTTCTGCAACCCCTGGTTTCCACTTCCTATTACCTTGACATGACTTGACAAATACCCCTTCAACCACCTGGCATCTACGAGTGACCATCCGATACTCGCTTAtagatttaataataataatagtttattctcaaataacagtttgttacatgaggcatgccagtttacaggcaagatcaaattgatacaaatgatagaATATctactgtagtaaattacatagttGGGTTGATCATTTATAAGACATGAATGTgaatggttttaatcagtactacaGTTGGCGCGTTTTATGAAGgctgcgttgcgaatgtgcaactgatggtcaaggataggtccattgaaggtagGAGCTTCTAAATTTGctaccttatgtccctttggaatatctaaggctttgaggatggtgcaggataaaatctttcgttccatatctcaagggggctgaaagggggagcaagtaaaagaaaggacgagaggcagtgtagccaatattcatgaaggaatgtttaaggtatgattactcagtctaattttcttttgtcTTGCTGGGCGGCAAAATACTGCAGAAGACTGCCTGAATTTTCCTTCCGAACATACACTCAGCTGATGACTTACCTTCTGGCACTATCGGATTGGGGTAAGTCTGTAAGACATTAAGAATTAACAGATCACTTTTTCCGGTATACACTCTCCTCCTCCTTTAACCAGAGCTCTTTTTACTGTATACACAACTTTTGGCCATTCGACTGAGGATAGTGCGGGGGAGAGTGTAGATGCCATATGCCATTTTCACTACAAAACCGGTTAAAAGCAGATAGCACAAACTGAATGCTATTTTCAGTTACAATTATCTCTGGAACCCCAAAATAAGCAAACAATACTAACAACTTTTTTATTGTACTCTCTGACGTTGTGTTCGGCATGTCATATGCTTATGGCCATTTTGTGAAAGCATCTACAACAACCAAGTAATTTCTACCTTGTATTGGACCGGCAAAATCAGAGCGCATCATTTGCTAATATCCGTCCACTTTTATCCATGGTTGTGGTTCTAGTTTAGTGGGATTCTTCGCGGCCTCTAGACAGGATCAACGAACGAAACACTTTTTGTTCTCTATCATGGTCCACTGACGGCCAATATGTGTATTCACTTCGTTTCACTTGTCTTTGAGTGCTCGCTATGAAACTGCTTGATGAATTGGTGTCGAAGATGTCTGGGGAAAACGATACGGTGACCAAACATAATGCACGAACTGCCAACTGTCAAGGAATCTCGTCGACGAAAATATTGTAGGAGCTCCCTATGTAGTCTAGATGGAGGCCACTTGTTGAGTATACAGTAGCGAACAATCTTTAACGCATTAGCCTTCTAGCTAGCTTCTTTAGTGGCTTCAAATGTGACCAGAAGTCCGGAAACTGCGTTTACCAACGCTTTTTGAACCTAAGTCCAGCATCCACGGCAGCTACAGGCATTTCTTCTTGTTTTGTATGTGGACCAGTTAGTCTTTAGAGGGCATCTGCTTATCTAAAATCGGTCGTCGGTCGATAGTTTATCAATAAACCACAGCCCAGAAGTGTAGTTGTCCATCGCTGTAGACGGTTTGCTGTATATACAGGGATACCCTTCTTGGGTCCAAAATTGTCAGTACCGGTTTATAGTCTGTTAATAAGGTAAACAGTCTGCCTAATAGAATCTTGAGGAACCTTTTTGTGGCGAATATAATGGATAGGGCTTCTTTCCCTATCTGACTATAGTTCCTTCCTGTCGTAGTCAGCGATCGTGCAGCGTGAGCAGTTGCTTTTTCAGATCCTTCAGGGTAGGTACCTGAAATCACTGCTCTGATTCCCTAACTTGACACATCTGTTGCGGCCACAATCGGAATATCTGGATCATAATGTGTAAGCAAAAGGTTTGATGACAGCAGTTGTTTTAGTTTTAAGAATGCTTCTTGGCATTCTGTTGACCAGATCGACTGGTAAAGTTATCGAATAGAAAATATGTAACTACCTTATACTCACCAAGATAATCTTGGGCTCGACTGTGTAAACGTCGTACCTGGGCAAACTGGTTCTCTGACTTTCTATTTCATCTGATTCATCATACCACTAACTGGACATTCTATTTGACACAGTGGTTCTGATATATGATACAGTTAAATCGAAAATGTGACTAGAATTCAACACATTCGGAACATATTTGTCACATTCATTAGGGATAACACTAGAGATAAATCCATTGTGCGATCAAATAACATATGATGCGATGCATAATGATTGTAATCAGATTTCAACTTATTTAGAACTAGTTTCTCACACTTAACCAACATTTcactataaataaatgaatcattagaACAAACCGCATCTGATAAAATCACATCAGAATTCTGATCAGGATTTGGTACACTCAATATATCTACCACATCACTGCAAATAATTGTAATAGAAATACTTTAACCATAAGAACGACGCATTTCTGGTAAAACAACATCATGAATCTGATCAgagtattattcattttaaacatgcaatttaataagataaaataccttgaagtatttgaattatagtatgaactaggaatacCAGTAATAACGTAATCAGATCAAGAACTGCTAGATaatcacaaacgaatgtactgtatttagaattcgaaatcaagcattcaacaaataCAATGGTATCATTagtttgtagcgtggcgtcgggTCGCGGTTGACTAgaaacaccgctacagagagacacgtgccaaataaatacCCCGGAAGCCAATTattagaaggcagttaatggaccgaGTCgggatatattcgctggcgatctcgtggtatcgaaaggataccgagatcgtgccaagatacaagcttggttacagaacgtaattgaattcgcgcgaggtcacaatcaaaaGTGTAAGAGGAATAATGGAAGCAtgatatagctgtcattagcacagttaaacaaagagcacattaaacaagcactggtacattTAGTTgtattaataattgttttcaataaaccaatattGTTCTCGCGATAAAAATGAGTCACTACAAGTTCACTAAACACCATATCTGAAACAGCTTAAACTGGAGtttaagtgtctgtaatcgattgtacatcttcttcttaagttcatcctgtttCTGTCCGACAATGTATGGATAAAGATTCTGtatgatctagaatgtactcattagcattagaattaacaaccgaaattggaacagactcacctgggtCCTTGGGTTGTGTGCAATCACCGTGTCAGTTGTATGCCGAAACCactaatatctagaatttgaaccatagattttccaacactatcctcccctaCGAAATAATTTTGGATCTCCATATCCCCAAGTCgtgaatgatgtggcttcatttaaaacatatttctcaaatTGATTAGAGTATACATGAGAAGTGACTtcatgataaggataaacagcagttgatatgaaatcatccgaattgtaatcaaactcgagctcctttagtacttgtgcttcgcattgaacaagtttcccacaagaaacaaatgcactATGAGGACAAATATTTGGTAGAACATTACGATTTGATtgttctgaaatagtttcctcaaatttattaggaatgtcattgcagagtaaaggatcattagaaaaatcagcacccatcaaaactacatcaggttttcgatcatgactaggttcattcaatatattttcctcagatttgcaaggaacttcatcagaaatatgtgaatcattaggaaaaaccacATCTGGTACATAAAAATGAGAAATATGATAAGTTGATTGAtaagaaactgttgtctcacaaggatcCTGAGTTCcacttaactctgaactgctatattACTCTACAcggtcttttgaaatcgttgataaggATAAATAATCACTATAAATACTCAActtagtagaatcagaattacaagacttaatattagttgcagcaagatgaacagtagtattaaaactgactgaatatgtccaatatcaccacatttaaagcatttagaattatgaaatttacatgaattaaaaaagtggaacttgccacaagacaaacactgaccaaacttgtgcccatcttcatGAACTGCATCCTAactcttcaatgaattatttatctgCATAACGTTAAGTACGCATTTGATtaggatgacgtagtaatgttgtggaatcattttatgaagttTTCATCCTTTGC of the Schistosoma haematobium chromosome 4, whole genome shotgun sequence genome contains:
- a CDS encoding hypothetical protein (EggNog:ENOG410WGTI~COG:L~SECRETED:SignalP(1-17)) → MMCVSLLKLFAISLSSACYPTAWKTTHIIPKIKTGPEANVENYRPISTTSVVPRVMEKVVKAAVVQHLLTNNFTSTSQHGFLRSRSCDTCLVDYLNDITLRRDSGLLVSVLFSDFKKAFDKVPHKRLLVKLKFFGINNSLYSCFASFLTERKQMVKYDDCLSYPRPITSGVIQGSVLGPLLFRMYINDICNTIEFGKPYLYADDFKIVYSYKPETLSESVSQIQKDLNNLTIWSEKWQLPFNLNKCGIMHFGKHPYKPQLHLNKSSPNTRISTRFRN